A genomic region of Rhizobium sp. NXC24 contains the following coding sequences:
- a CDS encoding L,D-transpeptidase: protein MMKQCILFAAGALSLLASGAFADDRYQSRPPVIVSPDLTAPWVMQLGGADVQPAVYPSRRMVRQAVNPMNNPAEDQAVNPQVRRVIQPRGLFSRPVVQQVAVVRPQYPAVRGQIDPQFLPQIVDYPTKERPGTIVIDTNDRFLYLVMDGGKARRYGVGVGKPGFEWAGAHTITRKQEWPDWTPPSEMLAREAAKGHYLPAHMEGGEANPLGARAMYLGSTLYRIHGTNAPWTIGNAVSSGCIRLRNEDVIDLYDRVKVGTRVIVM, encoded by the coding sequence ATGATGAAACAATGCATTTTATTTGCCGCCGGCGCTTTGAGCCTGCTCGCCTCCGGCGCTTTCGCCGACGACCGTTACCAGTCGCGCCCGCCTGTCATCGTCAGCCCCGATCTGACCGCCCCCTGGGTGATGCAGCTCGGCGGCGCCGATGTGCAGCCGGCGGTCTATCCCTCTCGCCGCATGGTGCGCCAGGCCGTCAATCCCATGAACAATCCGGCGGAAGACCAGGCCGTCAATCCGCAGGTACGGCGGGTAATCCAGCCGCGCGGCCTGTTTTCGCGTCCCGTCGTGCAGCAAGTCGCGGTCGTGCGGCCGCAATATCCGGCGGTCCGCGGCCAAATCGACCCGCAGTTCCTGCCGCAGATCGTCGACTACCCGACCAAGGAAAGGCCGGGCACCATCGTCATCGACACCAACGATCGCTTCCTCTATCTGGTGATGGACGGCGGCAAGGCGCGGCGCTACGGCGTCGGCGTTGGCAAACCCGGCTTCGAATGGGCCGGTGCCCATACCATCACCCGCAAGCAGGAATGGCCCGATTGGACGCCGCCATCGGAAATGTTGGCGCGCGAAGCCGCAAAGGGCCACTATCTGCCGGCCCATATGGAAGGCGGCGAAGCCAATCCGCTCGGCGCCCGCGCCATGTATCTCGGCTCGACCCTCTACCGCATCCACGGCACCAATGCGCCCTGGACGATCGGCAATGCCGTGTCATCCGGCTGCATCCGTCTACGCAATGAAGACGTGATCGACCTCTACGATCGTGTAAAAGTCGGGACACGCGTTATAGTGATGTGA
- a CDS encoding porin family protein: MHRAFRIRQPAVAALAISAFVFAAGSASAEMQFSAYGGFQGATGNNVKTSDGADFDPNWSGKSFKMPPYFGVRGIWWLDEFNQSNWGVSLDYTHAKVYGDLGNTPGWSHFEFTDGLNMLTLNALYRFQDPSRKWTPYVGLGAGINVPHVEVTRASGRTFDYEFGGASLQAQAGISYQLSQHWATFVEYKGNYNFVNVPIDSGANLKTDVFTHAIDFGVSFNF, encoded by the coding sequence ATGCATCGCGCATTTCGCATCAGGCAGCCGGCTGTGGCCGCGCTTGCGATTTCAGCTTTCGTCTTTGCCGCCGGCTCGGCTTCGGCAGAGATGCAGTTTTCGGCTTACGGCGGCTTCCAGGGCGCAACCGGCAACAACGTCAAGACGTCTGACGGGGCTGATTTCGATCCCAACTGGTCCGGCAAATCCTTCAAGATGCCGCCCTATTTCGGTGTCCGCGGCATCTGGTGGCTGGACGAATTCAATCAGTCGAACTGGGGTGTCTCGCTCGACTACACCCATGCCAAGGTCTATGGCGATCTTGGCAATACGCCCGGCTGGTCGCATTTCGAGTTCACCGACGGCCTCAATATGCTGACGCTGAATGCGCTCTATCGCTTCCAGGATCCGAGCCGCAAGTGGACGCCCTATGTCGGCCTCGGCGCCGGCATCAACGTGCCGCATGTCGAAGTGACCCGCGCCTCCGGCCGCACCTTCGATTACGAGTTCGGCGGCGCATCGCTGCAGGCGCAGGCTGGCATCAGCTACCAGCTCAGCCAGCATTGGGCGACCTTCGTCGAATACAAGGGCAACTACAACTTCGTGAACGTCCCGATCGACAGCGGCGCCAACCTGAAGACCGATGTCTTCACCCATGCCATCGATTTCGGTGTGTCATTCAACTTCTAA
- a CDS encoding DNA-3-methyladenine glycosylase I, with protein sequence MAGTGIITGEDGKDRCFWHGNLPEYQRYHDQEWGRPVIDDIRLFEKICLEGFQSGLSWLTILRKRENFRAAFAGFDFEKVADFGEADIERCLGDAGIIRHRGKIVSTINNARRAIELRQEFGSLARYFWSHEPSAEERPAFVDYPTLVANPTTPVSVRISKDLKKRGWTFVGPTTVYAFMQAMGLVNDHIEGCYCRKEVEAMRSALVRP encoded by the coding sequence ATGGCCGGAACAGGCATCATCACCGGTGAGGATGGCAAGGACCGTTGCTTCTGGCACGGCAATCTGCCGGAGTATCAGCGTTATCATGATCAGGAATGGGGCCGGCCCGTCATCGACGACATCAGGCTTTTCGAAAAGATCTGCCTGGAGGGGTTTCAATCCGGCCTGTCATGGCTGACGATCCTGCGCAAGCGCGAGAATTTCCGCGCCGCATTTGCCGGTTTCGATTTCGAGAAGGTGGCCGATTTCGGTGAGGCCGATATCGAACGCTGCCTCGGCGATGCCGGCATCATTCGCCATCGCGGCAAGATCGTCTCCACCATCAACAACGCCCGCCGTGCGATTGAGCTGCGCCAGGAATTCGGCTCGCTCGCCCGATATTTCTGGAGCCACGAGCCATCAGCCGAAGAGCGGCCGGCCTTCGTCGATTATCCGACCCTCGTCGCCAATCCGACGACGCCGGTGTCGGTGCGCATCTCGAAGGATCTGAAGAAACGCGGCTGGACTTTCGTCGGCCCCACCACAGTCTATGCCTTCATGCAGGCCATGGGCCTTGTCAACGATCACATCGAAGGCTGCTATTGCCGGAAAGAGGTGGAGGCGATGCGCAGTGCATTGGTACGGCCATGA
- the glcF gene encoding glycolate oxidase subunit GlcF — protein MQTNFTPAQLADPHVAESEAILRKCVHCGFCTATCPTYVTLGNELDSPRGRIYLIKDMLENGRPADAEVVTHIDRCLSCLACVTTCPSGVDYMHLVDHARIHIEKTYKRPVMNRLTRSVLAAVLPYPGRFRLALKLARMGQPFKGLMKRIPGLNPFVAMLDLAPRSIPAPSPLAKPGRHQPQAERRGRVAILTGCAQPVLDPAINEATIRLLARLGVEVVVPEGEVCCGSLVHHMGREEQALAGARANIDVWMREIEAGGLDAIIITASGCGTTIKDYGHMLRLDPAYADKAARISALAKDITEYLASLDLPSHMPRGITVAYHSACSMQHGQRITMAPKLLLKAAGFTVRDPAEGHLCCGSAGTYNIMQPEISGELKARKVRNLEATKADIIATGNIGCITQIATGTDMPILHTVELLDWAYGGEMPAKLKGFKLAAA, from the coding sequence ATGCAAACCAACTTCACCCCCGCCCAGCTTGCCGATCCACATGTCGCCGAATCCGAGGCGATCCTGCGCAAATGCGTCCATTGCGGCTTCTGCACCGCCACCTGTCCGACCTATGTGACGCTCGGCAATGAACTCGACAGCCCGCGCGGCCGGATCTACCTCATCAAGGACATGCTGGAAAACGGCAGGCCTGCCGACGCCGAGGTCGTAACGCATATCGACCGCTGTCTCTCCTGCCTTGCCTGCGTGACCACCTGTCCCTCCGGCGTCGACTATATGCATCTGGTCGATCACGCCCGCATCCATATCGAAAAGACCTACAAGCGACCGGTGATGAACCGGTTGACACGCAGCGTGCTGGCCGCGGTCCTGCCGTATCCCGGCCGGTTCCGCCTGGCGCTCAAGCTTGCTCGTATGGGCCAACCCTTCAAGGGATTGATGAAGCGCATTCCGGGGTTGAACCCCTTTGTTGCCATGCTTGATCTTGCACCACGCTCCATCCCGGCGCCGTCACCTCTTGCCAAGCCCGGACGGCACCAGCCGCAGGCGGAGCGGCGTGGGCGGGTGGCGATCCTGACCGGTTGCGCCCAGCCGGTGCTCGATCCCGCCATCAATGAGGCGACCATACGGCTTCTCGCCCGTCTCGGTGTCGAAGTGGTGGTGCCGGAGGGCGAGGTCTGCTGCGGTTCGCTGGTGCATCACATGGGCCGGGAAGAACAGGCGCTGGCCGGTGCCCGCGCCAATATCGATGTCTGGATGCGCGAGATCGAAGCCGGTGGGCTCGATGCGATTATTATCACGGCGTCAGGTTGCGGCACGACGATCAAGGACTATGGCCATATGCTGCGACTCGATCCGGCCTATGCGGACAAGGCCGCACGAATCTCCGCACTCGCCAAGGACATCACCGAATATCTCGCAAGCCTCGATCTGCCCTCGCATATGCCGCGCGGCATCACCGTCGCCTATCATTCCGCCTGCTCGATGCAGCACGGCCAGAGGATCACCATGGCGCCGAAACTGCTGCTGAAGGCAGCGGGGTTTACCGTGCGCGATCCGGCGGAAGGGCATCTCTGCTGCGGCTCGGCCGGCACCTACAACATCATGCAACCGGAAATCTCCGGCGAGCTGAAGGCGCGCAAGGTCAGGAACCTCGAGGCGACAAAGGCTGATATCATCGCCACCGGCAATATCGGCTGCATCACGCAGATCGCGACGGGAACGGACATGCCGATCCTGCACACGGTCGAATTGCTGGATTGGGCCTATGGCGGCGAGATGCCGGCAAAGCTGAAAGGGTTCAAGCTGGCGGCCGCTTAG
- a CDS encoding L,D-transpeptidase translates to MKSILPVVAAAGMVMSCLMAASDAAAFSASAPHVAQVTRTDVIRVAMQPQGQVKPQFQRRIVRLVTNEAPGTIIIDTNNKYLYLVEGDDRARRYGIGVGRDGFGWSGVVKIGRKAEWPGWTPPPEMIVREAKKGHKLPAYQEGGEGNPLGARAMYLYRNGNDTAFRIHGTNQPWSIGLNMSSGCIRMMNKDVVDLYDRAPVGTKVIVVGPGNKQGEVSYDDRGIDLLRTIFGG, encoded by the coding sequence ATGAAATCAATACTACCGGTCGTGGCGGCGGCGGGCATGGTTATGTCGTGCCTTATGGCGGCATCGGATGCGGCAGCTTTTAGCGCCTCTGCACCGCATGTCGCACAGGTAACGCGAACCGATGTGATCCGCGTGGCAATGCAGCCGCAGGGACAGGTCAAGCCGCAATTTCAGCGGCGGATCGTGCGGCTTGTAACCAATGAGGCACCGGGCACGATCATCATCGATACCAACAATAAATATCTCTACCTCGTTGAAGGCGACGACCGGGCGCGGCGCTATGGCATCGGTGTCGGCCGCGACGGCTTCGGCTGGTCCGGCGTCGTCAAAATCGGCCGCAAGGCTGAGTGGCCAGGCTGGACGCCGCCGCCGGAGATGATCGTTCGCGAAGCCAAGAAGGGCCATAAGCTGCCCGCCTATCAGGAAGGCGGCGAAGGCAACCCGCTCGGCGCCCGCGCCATGTATCTCTATCGCAACGGCAACGACACCGCCTTCCGCATCCACGGCACCAACCAGCCCTGGAGCATCGGGCTCAACATGTCGTCCGGCTGCATCCGCATGATGAACAAGGATGTGGTGGATCTCTACGACCGCGCTCCCGTCGGCACCAAGGTCATCGTCGTCGGCCCCGGCAACAAGCAGGGCGAGGTCAGCTACGACGATCGCGGCATAGACCTGTTGCGGACGATATTCGGCGGCTGA